GAAAATCAGAAATTCACACTCTGGAACAGCACCGTATCCGGCATCAGGAAAACCAACGACACTGGCATTCTGCTCAAGGCAGCGCTGGCGTCCGAAGAAGCGGATACGAAAGAACGGCTGTTCAACACTGCGGTCAGCGTCATGACCTGTAATCTCGACAATGTTCTGCAGATTGTTCAGTATTTGCAGACAATCGGGGATCGTGCCTCCCAGGACCATTGGCTGAAGGTCGCCTCGCAGTTGGTCACCGAGCCTTGGCAGATGATCAAGATCGGCGACATTTACGCCTCGTTCGGGAGCGAAGAAGCCAGCAAGAAAGCTTATGACCACTATATGGCGGCCTTCGAGGCGGGGTCACAAACCGCTGTCTTTCGCCTGATGGATCGCGTGCCGGTTCCCGACAATCCCTTCTATGACCCGGCTCTGGCGGTTGAAGTGTTCGATGCCGCAATCGAGCGGGCCGACGGCGATCAGATGTGGGGTATTCTTGCCCATATCAAGCGCAGCGAGGAGGCCATTCAAAGCCATGTTCTGAAACGGCACAGTCTTGAAAAGCTCTATCGCATTTCGGCAGAGGCTGAGCAGCCTGCCGCCATGCGGGAACTGGCGAAACTTCTGCGGCAAGACAGACCGAGTGCCGCCGAGGTCAACGAATCCAGTCAGTGGTTGAAAAAGGCGGCTGAACAGCGGGATGTGGAAGCCATGGTTCTGCTTGCCAACTCCTATGCGTTTGGCATTGGTATGGAACCATCTCAGGAACTGGCTCATAAGTGGTTGGCCGAAGCCTCCCAGAGCGGTGACGAAAAATCGCAAATCATGCTGTCGCTGTTCCGTGGCAAGGAGGCCGCGCAATGATTGTCGGTCATTCCCCATTTCGGGTGCGCAAAAAGGCGCGCTTGCTCGGCCTTTTCACATTGCTGCTTTGCACCAGTGGATCGGCATCCCTGACCCGTCAGATAGACGTGGAGGCGGCCCCTGCCGACCCAACCCCTGCGCAGACCTTCGATCAAGTCAGCGCCCTGTCCAAGTCTGATCAAAGCCCGCTGCTGCTGCCCGCTGATCTCGACGCCGATGACATTTCAGAATTGCCTGCGGCCAAGCAGGAGGCTCCTGACGCCTCTGAAGAGTCGGACGAAGCCGACGAGCAGAATTCCTATGACTGCCCGGACTTTCCCGAGCCGGTCATCACACTGGATTTCGAAAGCCCTTACAAGGCCGAGAGCAAATCCCGGTCGGAACTCGACAAGGAAAACAAGGCAAAGGCTGTTGCCGCCCTCAAGCCATCGGACGATTTTGTTCGCCTGCTCTCCAGAGCCAGCCGGACTGCAACCAAGGGAGATGGCAATCTTGCCGCGGTCGATTGTGTCCTGTCCGGCATCAATCGCTGGGCCGAAGCAGGGGCTTACAGCGCAATCGAAAGCATGACCGCAAAGATAACCTACCCGTCTCGGGTGGGTGGCATCGCCATTGCCTATGGGCAAGTCAAGCCCTTGATCCAGCCCGATGATCAGAAGCGAGCCGAGACGATCGAAACATGGCTGCGCAGTCTGGCTCACGACATCATCGATTATTGGAATTTCGACGCCCCGGTGCTGGCATCTCAGGGCAATTTGCGCGCGTGGGCGGCCTTGTCGGTTGTTCAGATCGGTCTGTTGCTCGATGAGCCTGTCTTTCTGGAATGGGGACTGGAAAGTCAGCGGATCATTCTTGATACTCAGGATCCCGATGGAAGCCTGCCGATTGAAATGCGCCGTGGTCAGTTTGCCTTGCATTATCAGATGCACGCAGTGGCGCCGATGGTCACAGCAAGCGCCTTGCTGAAAGATGTCGGGCTGAGCAACTCCAAACCCTATGAAGAGAAGCTCTTTCTGGCGGCCAAATTCTCGATCAAGGCAGTCGATGACCCCAGCATCGTTGAGACGAAGGTCAACAAAGTGCAAACGGTCAAGCAAGGGTTGCTGAAGCAGAAGAAACACACCATCGCCTGGCTCGAGCCTTATCTGTTTCTCAATCCAGACTTTGAACTGGAGCAGCGTATCGCCGAGATCAGACCGCTAAGCAACTCAAAATTGGGAGGGAACCTGACAAAAATTTTTAAGTAAACCGAAATATAGTTTACGCACATGCTCATTTTTTCACGCATTGCACAAATATATATCATATATAGCAATTTCATAATTCAAACAAAATTCATCGCAAATCATTAAAACGTGAAGATGATTCGATCATTCTCCAACCTTTTAACTTCCACAAGATCAACATCAAAAAGTCAATCCCGTCCATAATACCGAATATACAGGAGTTATCATGGCTACAAATTCTGACAATTTTGATCTGACCGGCTGGAAAATGAATATTCCAGTCGACCATAATGGAGGAACGAGTGGCCGAGCCAAAACGGTTGTAGACCTTACCGGTTATGAAGAGGACTTCTTTTACGATGCGGACGATGGTGCGATGGTCTTTCGTGCGTCGGTGGATGGTGCCCGCACTGGCAATGCGCGGTATGCCCGTACCGAATTGCGGGAGAAAGACGGAAGCGAAAGCGCAGCCTGGCGGCTGGATGAAGGCGGTACGCTGACCGCGACATTGCGCATCGACGAAGTGCCCAAATATAATGACGGCACCGATGGGCGGATTGTCATTGGCCAATTGCGCGGCACCGTCGATGAGTTGGTCCGGCTCTACTGGAACGATGGCCGGATCTATTTTATGAGCGAACATAGCGGCCCCGATGACAAGGTGCTGACCTATGTGCCCACCACGGATAGTGGTGAAGAACCCCACGTCGCGCTCGGCGAGACCTTTTCCTACAAGATCGAAGCGCGGGACGAGACATTGACCATCGTCATCTATGCCAACGGCAAGGTCTATGAATCGGTCACCGAGATCCAGTCGCACTGGCATCACGAAGATCTCAATTTCAAAGCCGGGCTTTATCTCGGGCTGAACGACTCTCAGGGCACCGGGACCGGGCAGGTATCCTTCTATGGGCTGGACTATTCACACACTATCGGCGAAGGGCTGGACGGTCTGGTCGGATTGGATGATACACTTGGCGATAACACCGATGAGGAGACTGATGGGGAGACTGATGGGGACGAGGGCGATCCAGATACGCCACCGGACACTCCGATCGATCCTGACATTCCGGTCGATGAAGGCGAGGTGCCCGAGGTGACAGCCGAACAGGTCGGCACCGGTGGAAGTGACAAACTCTATGGCACGGCAAGCAACGATCTTTTGTCCGGATTGGATGGCCATGACAAGCTGTATGGCCGGGAAGGCGATGACATTCTCAAAGGTGGGGAAGGCAAGGACCGGCTCTATGGCGAGGCGGGCGATGACTATCTGTTCGGTGGGGAGGACCGGGACAAGATCTATGGTGGCGAGGGAGAGGATCACCTGTATGGCGGGGGGGACACCGACAAGATCTATGGCGGTGAGGGTGACGACTATATCGAAGGCGGGGACGACAAGGATCAGCTCAGAGGGGAAGATGGTGAAGACACCATTTTCGGCGGTGAGGGTGATGACAAGCTTTATGGCGGGGATGACAACGACTTCCTCTCCGGCGATGGAGGAGAGGATCGCATTGATGCCGGCGCGGGAGATGATGTGGTTCTGGGCGGCGATGGGGAAGACGACCTCAGGGGCCGCCAAGGCAATGACACCCTTTATGGCGGCAACGACGATGACCGGCTGATGGGTTATGAGAATGATGATGTTCTGTATGGTGGGGAAGGCAGCGATCTGCTCTATGGCAATGATGGTGCGGACCGGTTTGCCTATACAGCCCTTAGCGAGTCCACCGCCCATGCCAGTGGTCGCGATATGATCGCCGACTTCGATCAAGGTGAAGGCGACAAGATCGATCTGAGCGCCATTGATGCCAACAGCAACCTGTCCGGCCATCAGGATTTCGATTTCATCGGGCAGGCCGCCTTCTCCAAAACGGAAGGCGAACTGCGCTATGGCATGATGTCTGGCTATCAAGTCGTGGAAGTGGATGTTGACGGCGACGGGGCCGCAGACTTTTCCATCGAGGTCA
This DNA window, taken from Cohaesibacter intestini, encodes the following:
- a CDS encoding alginate lyase family protein; this encodes MIVGHSPFRVRKKARLLGLFTLLLCTSGSASLTRQIDVEAAPADPTPAQTFDQVSALSKSDQSPLLLPADLDADDISELPAAKQEAPDASEESDEADEQNSYDCPDFPEPVITLDFESPYKAESKSRSELDKENKAKAVAALKPSDDFVRLLSRASRTATKGDGNLAAVDCVLSGINRWAEAGAYSAIESMTAKITYPSRVGGIAIAYGQVKPLIQPDDQKRAETIETWLRSLAHDIIDYWNFDAPVLASQGNLRAWAALSVVQIGLLLDEPVFLEWGLESQRIILDTQDPDGSLPIEMRRGQFALHYQMHAVAPMVTASALLKDVGLSNSKPYEEKLFLAAKFSIKAVDDPSIVETKVNKVQTVKQGLLKQKKHTIAWLEPYLFLNPDFELEQRIAEIRPLSNSKLGGNLTKIFK
- a CDS encoding polysaccharide lyase family 7 protein, producing MATNSDNFDLTGWKMNIPVDHNGGTSGRAKTVVDLTGYEEDFFYDADDGAMVFRASVDGARTGNARYARTELREKDGSESAAWRLDEGGTLTATLRIDEVPKYNDGTDGRIVIGQLRGTVDELVRLYWNDGRIYFMSEHSGPDDKVLTYVPTTDSGEEPHVALGETFSYKIEARDETLTIVIYANGKVYESVTEIQSHWHHEDLNFKAGLYLGLNDSQGTGTGQVSFYGLDYSHTIGEGLDGLVGLDDTLGDNTDEETDGETDGDEGDPDTPPDTPIDPDIPVDEGEVPEVTAEQVGTGGSDKLYGTASNDLLSGLDGHDKLYGREGDDILKGGEGKDRLYGEAGDDYLFGGEDRDKIYGGEGEDHLYGGGDTDKIYGGEGDDYIEGGDDKDQLRGEDGEDTIFGGEGDDKLYGGDDNDFLSGDGGEDRIDAGAGDDVVLGGDGEDDLRGRQGNDTLYGGNDDDRLMGYENDDVLYGGEGSDLLYGNDGADRFAYTALSESTAHASGRDMIADFDQGEGDKIDLSAIDANSNLSGHQDFDFIGQAAFSKTEGELRYGMMSGYQVVEVDVDGDGAADFSIEVKGSMALSDDDFIL